The following are encoded together in the Parabacteroides chongii genome:
- a CDS encoding MlaE family ABC transporter permease, translated as MNKALQRMGEYVMLMGKSLSIPDRWSMFFKQLIKEIYKLGVDSLWIVIIISVFIGTVIAIQISLNISSPLIPKFTIGYTTREIILLEFSSSIMCLILAGKVGSNIASEIGTMRVTEQIDAMEIMGVNSANFLIMPKIAGLMIFIPVLVIFSMFTGILGGIAASHSTGTGMTPASFEYGLQFYFNEFYIWYSIIKSVVYAFIISSIAAYFGYYVKGGALEVGKASTNAVVMSSIMILLADVILTHLMLT; from the coding sequence ATGAACAAAGCATTACAAAGAATGGGAGAATATGTCATGTTGATGGGGAAATCCTTATCGATCCCTGACAGATGGAGCATGTTCTTCAAACAATTGATAAAAGAAATTTATAAACTGGGAGTCGATTCGCTTTGGATTGTAATTATTATCTCAGTCTTTATCGGTACGGTTATCGCCATTCAGATTTCACTGAACATCAGTTCCCCGCTGATCCCGAAATTCACGATCGGATATACGACCCGTGAAATTATCCTGCTGGAATTTTCATCTTCTATCATGTGTCTGATCCTCGCCGGTAAAGTCGGCAGTAATATCGCTTCCGAGATCGGAACGATGCGTGTCACGGAACAGATAGACGCGATGGAGATCATGGGTGTCAATTCGGCGAATTTCCTGATCATGCCGAAGATTGCCGGCCTGATGATCTTTATACCGGTACTGGTTATATTCAGTATGTTCACAGGTATCCTGGGAGGTATTGCTGCCAGCCATTCGACAGGTACGGGTATGACACCAGCCTCTTTCGAATATGGATTGCAATTTTATTTCAATGAATTCTATATCTGGTATTCTATTATTAAATCTGTCGTTTACGCTTTCATTATCTCATCCATAGCCGCTTATTTCGGTTATTATGTGAAAGGAGGAGCACTCGAAGTCGGTAAAGCGAGTACGAATGCAGTGGTAATGAGCAGCATCATGATTCTGCTCGCAGACGTAATATTAACCCATTTAATGCTTACGTAA
- a CDS encoding ABC transporter ATP-binding protein, which translates to MIEVKNITKSFEGRKVLNDISAVFETGKTNLIIGRSGSGKTVLIKNIIGLMKPDSGEILYDGRDLTSMNKLELNMLRREMGMLFQGSALFDSMTVLENVMFPLNMFSKDSSKEREKRAMFCLERVNLSEAEHLYPSEISGGMMKRAAIARAIALNPKYLFCDEPNSGLDPKTSLLIDDLIHDITTEYKMTTVINTHDMNSVMNIGENIIFIKEGVKEWQGTKEQVITSNNKALNDFIFASDLFRKVKEIEMQQEEG; encoded by the coding sequence ATGATAGAAGTAAAAAATATAACGAAATCGTTTGAGGGCCGTAAGGTATTGAATGATATCAGCGCTGTCTTTGAAACAGGAAAGACGAATCTGATCATCGGACGAAGCGGTTCGGGTAAAACCGTTCTGATCAAGAACATTATCGGCTTAATGAAACCGGATTCGGGAGAAATACTGTATGACGGACGAGACCTGACATCCATGAATAAACTGGAACTGAACATGCTACGCAGGGAAATGGGAATGCTGTTCCAGGGATCCGCCCTGTTTGACAGTATGACTGTTCTGGAGAATGTCATGTTTCCACTTAACATGTTCTCAAAAGACTCCTCTAAGGAAAGAGAAAAGAGGGCTATGTTTTGCCTGGAACGTGTCAACCTTTCGGAAGCAGAACATTTATACCCGTCGGAGATCAGCGGCGGTATGATGAAGCGTGCAGCCATTGCCCGTGCGATTGCGCTGAACCCGAAGTATCTTTTCTGTGACGAGCCGAACTCCGGACTGGACCCGAAAACATCGTTACTGATAGACGACCTGATTCATGATATTACGACGGAATATAAGATGACGACCGTTATCAACACCCACGACATGAACTCCGTAATGAATATCGGAGAAAACATCATCTTCATCAAGGAAGGCGTAAAAGAATGGCAGGGCACGAAAGAACAGGTTATCACCTCCAACAATAAAGCACTGAATGACTTCATTTTCGCTTCCGACCTGTTCCGGAAAGTGAAGGAAATAGAAATGCAACAAGAAGAAGGATAA